The following nucleotide sequence is from Mesobacillus jeotgali.
TGAGCATGAAGTACTGCCGGGAGATACAGTATTATCCGTCATTGACAGGTATTTGGACAGTCCGCTCGACGTTCCTGTCTCACAGGCAGTGGAAGACTTTAAAAGGTTGAACGATGGAACAGATCCCCAGAAGATCAAATTTGGCAACATCTATAAATTCCCGGATTACAGCAGCCAAAATTAGCAAAGGCTAACAATTGAAGTCTTTCCTTGTCAATTTGAGCAAAAGATTGATAAAATGGGGTTATGCATCTTTAGGAACATTTTCATGAATTCCATTTTTCAAAGGAGCGAATCACTGTTGAGTGAAATTATACATCGTACCAAAACCCGTCCAATTAAGGTTGGGAATTTAACCATTGGAGGCAACAATGAAGTTGTCATCCAGAGTATGACAACAACGAAGACGCATGATGTCGAGGCGACTGTCGCTGAAATCAAGCGCCTTGAAGAAGCAGGATGCCAGGTTGTCCGGGTTGCTTGCCCGGATGAAAGAGCGGCAAATGCCATTTCTGAAATTAAAAAAAGAATAAACATACCACTTGTTGTTGATATCCACTTTGATTACCGCCTTGCCCTAAAAGCAATTGAGGGCGGAGCTGATAAAATCAGGATCAATCCAGGTAATATCGGCAAGCGTGAAAAGGTAGAGGCTGTAGTAAAAGCTGCGAAAGAACGCGGCATTCCGATCCGAATCGGTGTAAATGCCGGTTCTCTCGAGAGAAGGATCCTTGAAAAATACGGCTATCCAACAGCAGATGGAATGGTAGAGAGTGCTCTGCACCACATCAAGATCCTTGAGGACCTTGATTTCCATAATATCATCGTTTCCATGAAGGCATCTGATGTTAACCTGGCGATTGAGGCTTATGAAAAAGCTGCAAAGGCTTTTGATTATCCGCTTCATCTTGGAATTACGGAATCAGGGACTTTATTTGCAGGTACTGTCAAAAGTGCTGCTGGACTTGGGGCGATTCTCAGCAAGGGAATCGGCAACACTGTCAGGGTATCATTAAGCGCCGACCCAGTTGAGGAAGTCAAGGTCGCAAGAGAACTGTTAAAGTCGTTTGGACTTGCAGCAAATGCTGCGACATTAATTTCTTGCCCAACATGCGGACGGATCGAGATCGATTTGATCAGCATTGCCAATGAGGTTGAAGAGTATATTTCAACGATTAAGGCGCCGATCAAGGTTGCTGTCCTTGGATGTGCTGTTAACGGACCTGGCGAAGCACGTGAAGCTGATATCGGCATTGCAGGTGCAAGAGGGGAAGGTCTTCTTTTCAGAAAAGGAGAGATTGTCCGTAAAGTGCCGGAAGAAACAATGGTAGAAGAACTAAAAAAAGAAATCGATAAAATTGCTGAAGAAAAGATTCGTGAAGCTGCTCTTCAGAAGTAACCATTCAAAATGCCCGGGAAATTCATCCCGGGCATTTCTTATTGGCTATCTCTGTTTACCGTCAGAAGAACGGCAATATAAAGATGCCGACTAAAATCGAGATTGTCCCTATCCCAATTGCCCAGCTTCCGATAGCGGATCCTCTTCTGCGAGCCATGAAGCCAAGGACAATTCCGGCGGCTCCGAAAAGAACAGGTAAAATAAACAGCGACAAGATCGATAGGGCAAGAGCTGAGTAAGCAAGCCCTCGTCCACCAGTTGTACTTTCTTCTTCTGACCTTCTTGTTATTGCAGGCGGGGCAGGAGCAGCAATTTCCGCCGCAGTTTCTTCCTGGTACTGTTCATTACGTCCAGGTCGGGCGATTGCAGTCATCTCCTGGTAGTGCTCGTCACGTCCCGGTCCAGCGATTGCCGTCATTTCCTGATAGTGATCCTCGCGTTCAGGTCCTGCTATCGCCGTCATTTCCTGGTAATGCTCATCACGTGCAGGAGAGTACA
It contains:
- a CDS encoding DUF4190 domain-containing protein; amino-acid sequence: MADQERNQRGTEYITEPKQDVITIRDARDEIYQEETATELYSPARDEHYQEMTAIAGPEREDHYQEMTAIAGPGRDEHYQEMTAIARPGRNEQYQEETAAEIAAPAPPAITRRSEEESTTGGRGLAYSALALSILSLFILPVLFGAAGIVLGFMARRRGSAIGSWAIGIGTISILVGIFILPFF
- the ispG gene encoding flavodoxin-dependent (E)-4-hydroxy-3-methylbut-2-enyl-diphosphate synthase yields the protein MIHRTKTRPIKVGNLTIGGNNEVVIQSMTTTKTHDVEATVAEIKRLEEAGCQVVRVACPDERAANAISEIKKRINIPLVVDIHFDYRLALKAIEGGADKIRINPGNIGKREKVEAVVKAAKERGIPIRIGVNAGSLERRILEKYGYPTADGMVESALHHIKILEDLDFHNIIVSMKASDVNLAIEAYEKAAKAFDYPLHLGITESGTLFAGTVKSAAGLGAILSKGIGNTVRVSLSADPVEEVKVARELLKSFGLAANAATLISCPTCGRIEIDLISIANEVEEYISTIKAPIKVAVLGCAVNGPGEAREADIGIAGARGEGLLFRKGEIVRKVPEETMVEELKKEIDKIAEEKIREAALQK